One window from the genome of Desulfuromonadaceae bacterium encodes:
- a CDS encoding sigma-54 dependent transcriptional regulator, whose protein sequence is MRHMLRLTLEREHYRVTEVANGAAALTLLATEDFDLVLCDIRMPGLDGLSLLRELRQRSLAPTVIMMSAYGSIETALECMKNGAYDYISKPFKPDEVLLTLKKAEERLRLQDENRKLATALSHCQGSATRPLVVFRSPVMQQVTVMVEKLAASHVPVLISGETGTGKELIARALHSGSPRAAGPFIAVNCSAIPAGLMESELFGHARGSFTGADRHHDGLFTAASGGTLFLDEIGELPLALQPKLLRVLQEGEVLRIGETRPRRVDVRIVAATVKNLHDEVARGTFREDLYYRLAVTEVRLPALRERREDIGPLAEHFLHHIASRENRPPPRLTAEAITRLRKYNWPGNIRELENFVEKMIVFSPGDCIDTADLPWDAQLRGAKNGSEYSLKTAVARLEKEYIRKALHATGGNRTHAAELLEISLRNLQYKIKEYEI, encoded by the coding sequence ATGCGCCACATGCTGCGCCTGACACTGGAGCGTGAGCACTACCGGGTCACCGAAGTGGCCAACGGCGCTGCGGCACTCACCCTCCTTGCAACAGAGGATTTTGATCTGGTCTTGTGTGACATCCGCATGCCAGGACTTGATGGTCTGAGTTTGCTGCGCGAATTACGCCAACGCTCCCTCGCCCCGACGGTGATTATGATGAGTGCCTACGGCTCGATCGAGACCGCCCTTGAGTGCATGAAAAACGGCGCTTACGACTATATCTCCAAGCCGTTCAAGCCGGACGAAGTCTTGTTAACACTGAAAAAGGCCGAAGAAAGGCTGCGGCTACAGGACGAAAACCGCAAGCTGGCGACCGCGTTGAGCCACTGTCAGGGGAGTGCGACCCGGCCGCTTGTGGTGTTTCGCAGCCCGGTCATGCAGCAGGTCACGGTGATGGTTGAAAAACTGGCCGCCAGCCATGTCCCGGTGCTGATCAGCGGCGAAACCGGCACCGGCAAGGAACTGATCGCGCGGGCACTGCACAGCGGCAGCCCCCGCGCCGCCGGGCCGTTTATCGCCGTTAATTGCAGCGCGATCCCTGCCGGGCTGATGGAGAGCGAACTCTTTGGCCACGCCCGTGGTTCCTTCACCGGCGCCGACCGTCATCATGACGGTCTCTTTACCGCCGCCAGCGGTGGCACCCTGTTTCTCGACGAGATCGGCGAACTGCCGCTGGCCCTTCAGCCCAAACTGCTGCGCGTACTGCAAGAGGGGGAAGTCCTGCGGATCGGCGAAACCAGACCGCGCCGGGTAGATGTGCGCATCGTTGCCGCGACCGTTAAAAACCTGCATGACGAAGTCGCGCGCGGCACCTTTCGTGAAGATCTGTATTATCGTCTGGCCGTCACCGAAGTCCGCCTCCCCGCACTGCGCGAGCGGCGCGAGGACATCGGGCCACTCGCCGAGCATTTTTTGCACCACATCGCCTCACGTGAAAATCGCCCCCCGCCCCGGCTGACGGCAGAAGCCATCACCAGACTGCGCAAGTACAACTGGCCGGGGAATATTCGCGAGCTGGAAAATTTTGTCGAAAAGATGATCGTCTTTTCCCCCGGCGATTGCATTGACACCGCCGATCTGCCGTGGGACGCGCAGCTACGGGGGGCAAAGAACGGGTCGGAATATTCCTTGAAAACCGCCGTTGCCCGTCTGGAAAAAGAGTATATTCGCAAAGCTCTGCACGCCACCGGTGGCAACCGCACCCATGCTGCGGAATTGCTGGAAATCAGTCTGCGTAA